Within the Pseudomonas fulva genome, the region GTTGAATGAACGCAGTTTGGTCGTTTCTAGAAACGCATTATCAATGGTTTTTTTCTGGGATTGGCGTAGTCATAGCCACCGCGATCGTTGGCTTGATTTGGCGTCGAAGGAGTCCCCCGCAACAGCAACAAACTGTAATCGGCGGTGACGGTCATCAGGCTGGGCGGGACCTGACAGTGAATGTGAAAAAGGAAGAGAAATAATGCTTGGGAAGCAGCAGCAAGACGCGAAGGATGTTGCGGTAGCCGCTCAGGCTGGGCGGGACGTTACCGTCAATTACGGATTGAAAATGTCAGACGTCAAGGAGCTCACACAGATTTTTCTGGAGAAAAATTTGCCTGCTCTAAGAGACGAGGCGGCAAATATAGCCAGAGCGAATGCAGCCAGCTTCTTGAATGAGTTTGCTGAAAAACTGGCATCGTCTGGCAAGGTAAGTCAGGAGGCGTTTGCTCAGCCCGATGCGCAGGCGTGCTTTAGTCGTGCTTTGAATGACGGAGCCCTCAAGGGCAAGAAAATAGATCTCGGTATCTTGGCTGAGATGGTTGTCAAAAGGCTGGAAGCCTCGGATGACGATCTCATGTCCCTTGTTTATGAGGGTGCACTAGAGGCACTTCCTCGGCTCAGTGCTGCACAAGTGAGCTTTTTGGCCTGGGTTCACTACATGAAAAGTGTCAGGCACAACGCCATTTATAGCCTGGAAGCGTTAGACAACATCGCAGCGAAACTGATGCCTGTATTCGCGGCAGGGTTTGACCTGTCTGATGCCAATAAGCACTACATGTCCAGCTTGGGTTTATTAACGATTAATCTCATAGCAGATGCCGACCAGCTCTTTGAGAACCTATGTAAGAACTATGATTTCTTACCAAAGAATCGGGAAGAGATAATCGCCCAAGCGCCGTCTCTCGGCTTGCTAATCACGAAATATGGTGAATGCCGTATCCCTACAATTTTCCTATCTGCGACAGGCCAATTGATCGGGGTGATTGCGATAAAGAAAGTTATTCTGGGCGCCGATCCCAAGATTTGGATCTACTGAGCGACCCAAACTCGCGTTCCAACTGATAGTTTTTGCCCCGTCCAAATTACTCCGCGCGCGCGTGAGTCGATGATCGTCCTGCCTGCTTTGCAGGACTGACCATCGACCGGCCAGGGATGGCCACCCACGCGGAGAGTCCCATGTCTCGCTCTGTTCCCTCCCGGCGCGTGCCTCGCATGACGC harbors:
- a CDS encoding LPO_1073/Vpar_1526 family protein; the protein is MLGKQQQDAKDVAVAAQAGRDVTVNYGLKMSDVKELTQIFLEKNLPALRDEAANIARANAASFLNEFAEKLASSGKVSQEAFAQPDAQACFSRALNDGALKGKKIDLGILAEMVVKRLEASDDDLMSLVYEGALEALPRLSAAQVSFLAWVHYMKSVRHNAIYSLEALDNIAAKLMPVFAAGFDLSDANKHYMSSLGLLTINLIADADQLFENLCKNYDFLPKNREEIIAQAPSLGLLITKYGECRIPTIFLSATGQLIGVIAIKKVILGADPKIWIY